In uncultured Ilyobacter sp., a genomic segment contains:
- a CDS encoding nucleoside 2-deoxyribosyltransferase, whose product MKKIYFAGSIRGGRENMEIYAELIEFLSNYGTVLTEHVGYKDLEETFESEKSDFAIYDQDIAWLRECDLVVAEVSQPSIGVGYEIGIAESLGKKILCLYNEEAPKRLSAMLAGNEKISTCFYNSIEHAKRCMGEALKNL is encoded by the coding sequence ATGAAAAAGATATATTTTGCAGGATCTATAAGAGGTGGCAGGGAAAACATGGAAATTTATGCTGAGTTAATAGAATTCCTAAGTAATTACGGAACTGTTCTCACTGAGCATGTGGGCTATAAAGACTTAGAGGAGACATTTGAGAGTGAAAAATCAGACTTTGCAATATATGACCAGGATATAGCCTGGCTCAGAGAGTGTGACTTGGTAGTGGCAGAGGTATCACAGCCTTCTATAGGGGTGGGATATGAGATAGGTATTGCCGAGTCCCTGGGGAAAAAAATACTGTGTCTTTATAATGAAGAAGCTCCTAAAAGGTTATCTGCTATGCTTGCAGGTAATGAAAAAATATCCACTTGTTTTTATAACTCCATAGAGCATGCCAAAAGGTGTATGGGAGAGGCCTTAAAAAACCTTTAA
- a CDS encoding cysteine-rich CWC family protein — MKNKNGICPLCGKENNCAMATGADPHSCWCMSLKVPEELLERIPKEIRGKACVCKECVEKYLNEK, encoded by the coding sequence GTGAAAAACAAAAACGGCATATGTCCACTTTGTGGAAAAGAGAATAACTGTGCTATGGCTACAGGAGCGGATCCTCATAGCTGTTGGTGCATGAGTCTAAAAGTTCCCGAGGAACTTTTGGAGAGAATACCAAAAGAGATAAGAGGAAAAGCCTGTGTCTGTAAAGAATGCGTGGAAAAATATTTGAATGAAAAATAG
- a CDS encoding MarR family winged helix-turn-helix transcriptional regulator, protein MDIKDSVMGEACALGIIRHISEEFGDYLGKELRRRKVPIQVKHAGLFMILFAKGEKIEFKELARIWRKSKSTLCDITSKYADEKLIKKTNCCSDKRNVYVEITEEGLKYKKDFNEISEAFLKKATSNLSDQQVEDLKFILDKMIKAFI, encoded by the coding sequence ATGGATATAAAAGATTCTGTAATGGGAGAAGCTTGTGCACTGGGGATTATCAGGCATATAAGTGAGGAATTTGGAGATTATCTGGGAAAAGAACTCAGAAGAAGAAAAGTTCCTATACAGGTAAAACATGCGGGACTTTTTATGATTCTTTTTGCTAAAGGTGAAAAAATTGAATTTAAAGAGTTGGCTCGTATATGGAGAAAATCAAAATCTACTCTTTGTGACATTACATCTAAGTATGCAGATGAAAAACTTATCAAAAAAACAAACTGCTGCTCTGATAAAAGGAATGTTTATGTAGAAATAACTGAAGAAGGTCTAAAATATAAGAAAGATTTTAATGAGATAAGTGAAGCTTTTTTAAAAAAGGCAACTTCAAATCTATCTGACCAACAAGTTGAAGATTTAAAATTTATTTTAGATAAAATGATTAAAGCCTTTATATAA
- a CDS encoding undecaprenyl-diphosphate phosphatase: MNSLLIVIILGIVEGLTEFIPVSSTGHMILVEQFINTPHLSKNFMDTFLIIVQLGAILAVVIIFWKDISPFVKDRKEVGEKITLWSKIAVGVLPAAVLGLLLDDYISEYFFGNVVIVSVMLILYGIIFMKEKKFEKEECIEDIRKLTYKTAFLVGCFQCLAMIPGTSRSGVTIIGGIILGLSRGVAAEYSFFLAIPIMAGATLLKVLKNGLDFSPEEWKLTFVGTAVSFFVAYIVIKWFMSYIKSRDFKIFGVYRIVLGILVLISIF; encoded by the coding sequence TTGAATTCATTATTGATTGTAATTATACTTGGAATAGTAGAAGGTCTGACGGAATTTATACCTGTTAGCAGCACCGGTCATATGATTCTCGTAGAACAGTTTATAAATACTCCACATCTATCAAAAAATTTCATGGATACTTTTCTAATAATAGTGCAGCTAGGAGCCATACTAGCAGTTGTTATAATATTTTGGAAGGATATCAGTCCCTTTGTAAAGGACAGGAAAGAGGTTGGAGAGAAGATTACTCTCTGGAGTAAAATAGCTGTAGGGGTTCTTCCTGCTGCAGTTTTAGGTCTTCTTCTAGATGACTATATATCTGAATATTTTTTTGGGAATGTGGTAATAGTATCTGTAATGCTTATATTATACGGAATTATTTTCATGAAGGAAAAGAAGTTTGAAAAGGAAGAATGTATAGAGGATATAAGAAAGTTAACTTATAAGACAGCTTTCCTTGTAGGATGTTTTCAGTGCTTGGCCATGATTCCAGGAACTTCTAGATCAGGAGTGACTATAATCGGGGGTATAATTTTGGGGCTTTCTAGAGGAGTTGCTGCAGAGTATTCTTTTTTTCTTGCCATTCCAATAATGGCAGGGGCAACTCTGCTCAAGGTTCTGAAAAACGGTCTTGATTTTTCTCCTGAAGAGTGGAAACTCACATTTGTAGGAACTGCCGTCTCTTTTTTCGTGGCTTATATTGTTATAAAATGGTTTATGTCCTATATAAAAAGCAGGGATTTTAAGATATTTGGTGTATACAGAATTGTACTGGGAATCCTGGTATTGATCAGTATTTTTTAA
- a CDS encoding PHP domain-containing protein, translating into MKNRRTDMVDMHLHTTASDGALSPTELVEKAYEKGIKVLSITDHDTVDGLEEGRKRARELGIEFINGIEISCDWLGKEVHILGYFINCDDEKFQSEIKALRDIREKRNEKMLEKLEKNGIYITLEELQEEAKGDILSRSHMANIIMRKGYAYSKKEAFSRYLGQHGIAYVPKSNLTPDRAVRIIKENGGLVSLAHPKLITRDRGQILKIVNGLKKEGLDALEAYHGKFEINDVKYYIELAKETGLLWTGGSDFHGNERDVIEIGDGEVPMYVYESLLIYYEGGRI; encoded by the coding sequence ATGAAAAATAGGAGGACTGACATGGTAGATATGCATCTGCATACAACCGCCTCAGATGGTGCTCTGTCCCCAACAGAACTCGTAGAAAAGGCCTATGAAAAGGGGATTAAGGTTTTATCTATAACAGATCATGATACTGTAGACGGTTTGGAAGAGGGAAGAAAAAGAGCTCGTGAGCTAGGTATTGAATTTATAAATGGAATCGAAATATCCTGTGACTGGCTGGGAAAAGAGGTTCATATTTTAGGATATTTTATAAATTGTGATGATGAAAAATTTCAGAGTGAAATAAAGGCGTTGAGAGATATAAGGGAAAAGAGAAATGAAAAAATGCTGGAAAAACTGGAGAAAAACGGGATATACATAACACTGGAGGAACTTCAGGAAGAAGCAAAGGGAGATATACTCAGCAGGTCTCACATGGCTAACATAATAATGAGAAAAGGTTATGCATACTCAAAAAAAGAGGCATTTTCAAGATACCTGGGACAGCATGGGATAGCCTATGTTCCTAAAAGCAACCTCACTCCTGACAGAGCTGTAAGAATAATAAAAGAAAACGGAGGCCTGGTGTCTCTGGCACATCCAAAATTAATAACAAGAGACAGAGGTCAGATACTTAAAATAGTAAACGGTCTGAAAAAAGAGGGGCTAGATGCACTAGAGGCGTATCACGGTAAATTTGAAATAAATGATGTGAAGTATTATATTGAGCTTGCTAAGGAGACTGGACTTTTATGGACAGGAGGTTCTGATTTTCACGGGAATGAAAGAGATGTAATAGAGATAGGTGACGGAGAAGTACCTATGTATGTATATGAGTCTCTTTTGATTTATTATGAAGGGGGAAGAATATGA
- the secA gene encoding preprotein translocase subunit SecA, whose amino-acid sequence MIGSLMKKVFGTKNDREIKRIMKIVDEINNLEPQFEGFSDEELKGKTVEFRERVSKGETLDDILVEAFAVVRETSKRVLGMRHYDVQLVGGVVLHEGKITEMKTGEGKTLVATCPVYLNALVDNVHLVTVNDYLAKRDRELMGRIYEFLGLTSGVILNAMPVPERKKAYECDIVYGTNSEFGFDYLRDNMVSKLEDKVQRKLNFCIVDEVDSILIDEARTPLIISGPAEDTAKWYKIFYQVSQMLVRSYETETIKDPKKKKEMNIPDEKWGDYEVDEKSHNITLTEKGIKRIEEIMKIDNLYSPENVELTHYMNQALRSKELFKRDRDYLVREGEVIIIDEFTGRAMEGRRYSDGLHQALEAKEGVTIAGENQTLASITLQNYFRMYSKLSGMTGTAETEASEFMHTYGLEVVVIPTNKPVIRKDNPDLVYKTHVEKVNAIFDKIEELHKKGQPVLVGTISISSSEMLSSHLQKRGIPHNVLNAKFHAKEAEIVAQAGRYGAVTIATNMAGRGTDIMLGGNPEFMALEEVPSRDDERYEELLKKYKIQCENEKQKVLEAGGLFILGTERHESRRIDNQLRGRSGRQGDPGASEFYLSLEDDLMRLFGSDRVKAMMEKLGLPEGEPITHNMISKAIANAQKKVESRNFGIRKSLLEFDDVMNKQREAIYKSRNDALAKDDLKSNIVEMVKRTIENIAVEKLVGEYKEDWDINGFAEKINDLYEYKIEDLEEYKGLTVEAYSEKIYNEVMKKYNERETIFGSDMMRKLEKYMLFEVVDSRWRENLKTLDSLREGIYLRSYGQKDPIVEYKLLSGELYHQMLKTINEETTSFLFKIRIRDEEEELEIKRKETPKNVKYNAGDTSEKEADNQRHSSKVGRNDLCPCGSGKKYKKCCGRL is encoded by the coding sequence ATGATTGGTTCTTTAATGAAAAAAGTATTTGGAACAAAAAATGACAGAGAGATAAAAAGAATAATGAAAATAGTCGACGAAATCAACAATTTAGAACCACAGTTTGAAGGTTTTTCCGACGAGGAATTAAAAGGTAAGACTGTAGAATTTAGAGAAAGAGTATCAAAGGGTGAGACCCTAGATGATATTTTAGTCGAAGCTTTTGCAGTGGTTAGGGAAACATCTAAAAGAGTCCTTGGGATGAGACATTATGATGTACAGCTCGTAGGTGGAGTTGTTCTTCACGAAGGTAAAATAACAGAGATGAAAACTGGAGAGGGTAAGACTCTGGTTGCAACTTGTCCTGTTTATCTGAATGCCCTTGTGGATAATGTACATCTGGTAACGGTAAATGATTATTTGGCAAAAAGAGACAGGGAACTAATGGGTAGGATCTATGAATTTTTAGGACTTACTTCAGGGGTTATACTAAATGCTATGCCTGTCCCAGAGAGGAAAAAAGCTTACGAATGTGATATTGTCTATGGTACAAATTCAGAGTTTGGATTTGACTATCTAAGAGATAATATGGTCAGCAAGCTAGAGGATAAAGTGCAGAGAAAACTTAACTTCTGTATAGTGGATGAGGTGGATTCGATACTCATAGATGAGGCGAGGACTCCACTGATAATATCTGGACCGGCAGAAGATACGGCAAAATGGTACAAAATATTCTATCAAGTGTCTCAAATGCTTGTAAGAAGCTATGAAACCGAGACAATAAAAGACCCTAAAAAGAAGAAAGAGATGAATATCCCAGATGAAAAATGGGGAGATTATGAAGTTGACGAAAAATCACACAACATAACTCTTACAGAAAAGGGAATAAAGAGGATAGAAGAGATAATGAAGATAGACAATCTCTACTCTCCTGAAAATGTAGAGCTGACACACTATATGAATCAGGCTCTTAGAAGTAAGGAACTTTTTAAAAGAGACAGAGACTACCTCGTGAGAGAGGGAGAGGTAATAATAATAGATGAATTTACAGGAAGAGCAATGGAGGGAAGAAGATATTCAGATGGTCTCCACCAGGCTCTAGAGGCAAAAGAAGGGGTGACCATAGCAGGAGAAAACCAAACTCTGGCAAGTATAACCCTTCAAAATTACTTCAGAATGTATAGCAAACTTTCTGGAATGACTGGTACTGCAGAGACTGAGGCATCTGAATTTATGCATACTTACGGATTAGAAGTAGTGGTAATACCTACCAACAAACCTGTTATAAGAAAAGACAATCCAGACCTTGTATATAAAACTCATGTAGAAAAAGTCAATGCTATTTTTGACAAGATAGAAGAACTTCACAAAAAAGGACAGCCTGTACTTGTAGGTACAATATCAATATCAAGCTCAGAGATGCTGTCTAGTCACCTTCAAAAGAGGGGAATACCTCATAATGTACTGAATGCCAAATTCCACGCAAAGGAAGCTGAGATAGTAGCACAGGCTGGAAGATATGGTGCTGTCACAATAGCTACAAATATGGCAGGTAGAGGTACTGATATCATGCTAGGTGGTAATCCGGAATTTATGGCCCTTGAGGAAGTACCTTCAAGAGATGATGAAAGATATGAGGAACTGCTTAAAAAATATAAAATTCAGTGTGAAAATGAAAAACAGAAGGTTCTCGAGGCAGGAGGATTATTTATACTAGGAACTGAAAGGCATGAATCTAGAAGGATAGACAACCAGCTTAGAGGTAGATCAGGAAGGCAGGGAGATCCCGGAGCTTCTGAATTCTATCTGTCTTTAGAAGATGATCTTATGAGGCTATTTGGTTCTGACAGAGTAAAAGCTATGATGGAAAAATTGGGACTTCCAGAGGGAGAGCCTATAACTCATAATATGATAAGTAAAGCAATAGCCAACGCACAGAAGAAAGTAGAATCTAGAAACTTTGGTATCAGAAAATCCCTTCTTGAGTTTGACGATGTAATGAACAAACAAAGAGAAGCAATATATAAGAGTAGAAATGATGCTCTGGCCAAAGATGATCTGAAGTCTAATATCGTCGAAATGGTGAAGAGGACCATAGAGAATATTGCAGTGGAAAAACTTGTAGGAGAATATAAGGAAGACTGGGATATAAATGGGTTTGCAGAGAAAATAAATGACCTATATGAGTATAAAATCGAGGATTTAGAAGAATATAAGGGGCTCACTGTAGAGGCTTACAGTGAAAAAATCTATAATGAAGTTATGAAAAAATATAACGAAAGAGAAACTATCTTTGGAAGCGATATGATGAGAAAGCTAGAAAAATATATGCTTTTCGAAGTTGTAGACTCAAGATGGAGAGAGAATTTAAAAACGTTAGATTCCCTAAGAGAGGGTATATATCTAAGATCTTACGGACAAAAAGACCCCATTGTAGAGTATAAGCTGCTATCAGGAGAACTTTATCATCAGATGTTGAAGACAATCAATGAAGAGACCACTTCATTCTTGTTTAAGATAAGAATAAGAGATGAAGAAGAAGAGCTAGAGATAAAGAGGAAAGAGACTCCTAAAAATGTAAAATACAACGCAGGGGATACTTCTGAGAAAGAAGCAGATAATCAGAGACACTCAAGCAAAGTGGGGAGAAATGACCTTTGTCCCTGTGGGAGTGGAAAAAAATATAAAAAATGTTGCGGAAGATTATAA
- the ligA gene encoding NAD-dependent DNA ligase LigA, which yields MENILEKAAKIKEKIDKYNYYYYVKNESLVSDIEYDKLLKELEEIEKKHPEVKDELSPTRQVGSSLSDTKFQKVEHKKPMLSLSNTYNIKDVEDFHQRIDKILSKLKEDKSKKLTDYALELKLDGVSISVHYKNGKLVKGVTRGDGAVGEDVTENIMEIKSIPKYLKENIDIEARGEIVLPLSEFKKLNQIRYDRGEDLFANPRNAASGTLRQLDSKIVAERNLDCYFYFLADSDKLGIERHSESMEFLEKIGLKTTGVCDLCGSIEELEDRIRYWENNRELLDYETDGLVIKVNLVELWDKLGATTKSPRWAISYKFPAKQVTTTLKNITWQVGRTGKVTPVAELEEVEVSGSKVRRASLHNFDEIIRKDVRIGDRVFIEKAAEIIPQVVKVVKEARTGEEKEIMPPLVCPECGTELKKEEGLIDLRCPNEKCPAKVRGQIEYFVSRDAMNINGLGKKIVEKFIEIGKIKDVSDIYDLHIYKDELKTLDKMGDKSVENLLKSIEESKKREYPKTLYALGITHVGKFLASLLAKESKSISRLAKMSIEELLEIDGVGKKVAESVYGTFKNEEFLERVEKLKNYGVNFKIEETEDTDKTFNEKFKDKTFLATGKLEHFTREGIKEYIESLGGKNISGVSKKLDYLIVGEKAGSKLKKAEELKTVKILNEAEFLEMTKK from the coding sequence ATGGAAAATATTTTGGAAAAGGCCGCTAAAATCAAAGAAAAGATAGATAAATACAACTACTATTATTATGTAAAAAACGAAAGTCTGGTATCAGATATAGAGTACGACAAGCTTCTAAAAGAGTTAGAAGAGATAGAAAAAAAACACCCAGAGGTAAAGGACGAACTTTCTCCTACGAGACAGGTAGGTTCGAGCTTGAGTGACACAAAGTTTCAGAAGGTAGAGCATAAGAAACCGATGCTTAGCCTGTCGAATACTTACAATATAAAAGATGTTGAAGATTTTCATCAAAGAATCGATAAAATCCTAAGTAAGCTAAAAGAGGATAAATCTAAAAAGCTTACAGACTACGCTCTAGAGCTGAAGCTTGACGGGGTTTCAATAAGTGTTCACTATAAAAATGGTAAGCTTGTAAAGGGTGTGACAAGGGGAGACGGTGCAGTAGGGGAGGATGTGACTGAAAACATCATGGAGATAAAATCCATTCCCAAATATCTGAAAGAAAATATAGATATAGAGGCAAGAGGGGAGATAGTTCTTCCTTTAAGTGAGTTTAAAAAGTTGAACCAAATAAGGTATGACAGGGGAGAGGATCTTTTTGCTAATCCTAGAAATGCCGCAAGTGGTACCTTGAGACAGCTAGATTCTAAAATAGTTGCTGAAAGGAACTTAGACTGCTATTTTTACTTTCTTGCAGACAGCGATAAACTGGGGATAGAAAGACACTCTGAAAGCATGGAATTTTTGGAAAAAATAGGACTTAAAACAACCGGGGTCTGTGATCTATGCGGCAGTATAGAGGAATTGGAAGACAGGATAAGATACTGGGAAAATAACAGGGAGCTTCTAGATTATGAGACTGACGGTCTTGTGATAAAGGTTAATTTGGTAGAATTGTGGGATAAGTTGGGGGCTACAACGAAGAGTCCTAGATGGGCGATCTCTTATAAATTTCCAGCAAAACAGGTAACCACTACCCTAAAGAATATTACCTGGCAGGTGGGAAGAACTGGTAAGGTAACTCCTGTAGCAGAGCTAGAAGAGGTGGAAGTTTCTGGCAGTAAAGTAAGACGAGCCAGCCTGCATAATTTTGACGAAATAATAAGAAAAGATGTAAGGATAGGCGACAGGGTATTTATAGAAAAAGCAGCAGAGATAATCCCTCAGGTGGTAAAGGTAGTAAAAGAGGCCAGAACAGGAGAGGAAAAGGAGATAATGCCTCCTTTGGTGTGTCCTGAATGCGGGACAGAACTAAAAAAAGAAGAGGGGCTTATAGATTTGAGATGTCCCAATGAAAAATGTCCTGCCAAGGTGAGGGGACAGATAGAATATTTTGTTTCAAGGGATGCTATGAATATAAATGGCCTTGGAAAGAAGATTGTAGAAAAATTTATAGAGATAGGAAAAATAAAAGATGTTTCTGATATATACGATTTGCATATTTACAAGGATGAACTCAAAACTCTGGATAAAATGGGGGATAAAAGTGTAGAAAACCTATTGAAATCAATAGAGGAAAGTAAGAAAAGAGAATATCCTAAAACTCTTTATGCCTTGGGGATAACTCATGTTGGGAAATTTTTGGCTTCACTTCTTGCAAAGGAAAGTAAAAGTATAAGCAGATTGGCCAAGATGAGTATAGAGGAGTTATTGGAAATTGATGGTGTAGGAAAAAAAGTAGCCGAAAGTGTTTATGGTACCTTTAAAAATGAAGAATTTTTAGAAAGAGTGGAAAAGTTAAAAAATTATGGTGTAAATTTTAAAATAGAAGAAACCGAAGATACAGACAAAACTTTTAATGAGAAATTTAAAGATAAAACCTTTCTTGCAACTGGGAAATTAGAGCACTTTACAAGGGAAGGAATTAAGGAATATATAGAATCTCTAGGTGGTAAAAATATTTCAGGGGTTAGTAAGAAGTTAGATTATCTTATAGTGGGTGAAAAAGCTGGCAGCAAGCTGAAAAAGGCTGAGGAACTAAAGACGGTAAAAATATTGAATGAGGCCGAATTTTTAGAAATGACAAAGAAGTAG
- a CDS encoding Crp/Fnr family transcriptional regulator: protein MERIKSLLKRLGIENLVDNELMKEFKINKFKKNSLVIASGDSPEKVMVILQGEVKVHVYTDEGGVFYGILKEGEFFGLIPTILNRPVQPDFITTKDSEILIFPLKKIMTTRKDIMNLIWDKIAIKTAEESANIISKTLSRATSSNELFFMKYIEKNNGTLVYSNTSELSENLNIHLRTLQRIIKKLSERGIIEKSGRTIKIKNHDLFKKQKQSFLD from the coding sequence ATGGAAAGAATTAAATCGTTATTAAAAAGACTAGGGATAGAAAACCTTGTAGACAATGAACTTATGAAAGAGTTTAAGATAAATAAATTCAAAAAAAATAGCTTGGTTATTGCTTCTGGAGATTCTCCTGAAAAAGTAATGGTTATACTTCAAGGGGAAGTAAAGGTACACGTATACACAGACGAGGGAGGAGTTTTTTATGGAATACTGAAAGAGGGAGAATTTTTCGGACTTATACCAACTATTCTCAATCGTCCTGTTCAGCCAGATTTTATAACTACAAAAGATTCAGAGATACTTATCTTTCCTCTAAAAAAAATTATGACTACCAGAAAGGACATAATGAACCTAATATGGGATAAAATTGCAATTAAGACGGCTGAAGAATCTGCCAATATTATTTCCAAAACCTTATCAAGAGCAACCTCTTCCAACGAACTTTTTTTTATGAAATACATTGAAAAGAATAATGGGACATTGGTATATTCAAACACATCTGAACTTTCTGAAAATCTAAATATACACCTTAGAACGCTTCAAAGAATAATAAAAAAACTTTCTGAAAGAGGGATAATAGAAAAGTCAGGAAGAACTATAAAAATAAAAAATCATGATCTTTTTAAAAAGCAGAAACAATCATTTTTAGATTAA
- the rfaD gene encoding ADP-glyceromanno-heptose 6-epimerase, with the protein MILVTGAAGFIGSALVWKLNEEGINDIVVSDKLRTEDKWLNLRKRDYADWVDRDELFDWLSVYENARKLTAVVHMGACSATTEQDGDFLMKNNYEFSKKLWEFCTNRNIKYIYASSAATYGVGEQGYNDDVSSEELKKLMPLNKYGYSKKYFDDWAFKQEETPKEWIGLKFFNVYGPQEYHKGRMASLVFHAFNQYKENNIVKLFKSHKEGYEDGWQLRDFVYIKDVVNVIKFFIDNDTKSGVYNLGTGKARSFYELALNTVRAAEDDYEIKGEDVIEFIPMPEDLRGRYQYFTQAEMSKLKKVGYTKEFHTLEEGVKDYVQNYLVKEDSYL; encoded by the coding sequence ATGATTCTAGTTACTGGAGCCGCTGGATTTATAGGGAGTGCCCTTGTCTGGAAGCTCAATGAAGAGGGGATAAATGACATAGTTGTATCTGATAAATTGAGAACAGAAGATAAATGGCTGAACCTAAGAAAAAGGGATTATGCTGACTGGGTAGACAGAGATGAACTCTTTGACTGGCTGTCTGTTTATGAAAATGCTCGTAAACTAACTGCAGTAGTGCATATGGGTGCCTGCTCTGCAACAACAGAACAAGATGGAGATTTCCTAATGAAGAATAACTACGAGTTTTCAAAAAAATTATGGGAATTTTGTACAAACAGAAATATAAAGTATATTTATGCCTCTTCTGCTGCCACTTATGGGGTAGGAGAACAGGGATATAATGATGATGTATCCTCTGAAGAATTAAAGAAGCTCATGCCGTTAAATAAGTATGGATATTCTAAAAAATATTTTGATGACTGGGCCTTTAAACAAGAGGAAACACCCAAGGAATGGATAGGCCTTAAGTTCTTTAATGTATACGGTCCTCAGGAATATCATAAAGGAAGGATGGCTTCTCTGGTATTTCATGCCTTTAATCAGTATAAAGAAAATAACATCGTAAAACTTTTTAAATCTCATAAAGAGGGATATGAAGATGGTTGGCAGCTGAGAGACTTTGTATATATAAAAGACGTGGTAAATGTAATAAAATTCTTCATAGACAATGATACAAAATCCGGAGTATACAACCTAGGAACTGGAAAAGCTAGAAGTTTTTATGAACTGGCATTGAATACAGTGAGAGCCGCAGAAGATGATTATGAAATAAAGGGCGAAGATGTAATAGAATTTATACCTATGCCTGAAGATTTGAGAGGTCGATATCAGTATTTTACCCAGGCTGAAATGAGTAAACTCAAAAAGGTTGGTTATACTAAAGAGTTCCATACCCTCGAAGAGGGAGTCAAGGATTATGTACAAAATTATCTGGTGAAAGAAGACTCGTATCTATAG
- a CDS encoding type IV pilus twitching motility protein PilT, whose product MNITDILVAAKEAEASDIHLVAGKPPTFRIHGVLEDMPGCEEKLMPLAVKELAYSILNEDQEKSFEKNKELDFSFGISGVGRYRVNVHVQRGTIGVSIRSLSTEIPDFSKLGLPEVVRSFTEYENGLILVTGPTGSGKSTTLASLIDKINKEKAHHIITVEDPIEYLHSHKRALVEQRELKSDTESFSTALKYALRQDPDVILIGEMRDLETITAALTAAETGHLVFGTLHTNSAAKTIDRIIDVFPMDQQSQIRIQLSTSLRAVLAQQLVPSTDHKRKVACEIMVGTPAIGNLIRENKTYQIPSMIETGMRHGMISMDAFLEKLLKQGKITTQEFEKRSSVKKNKIDL is encoded by the coding sequence ATGAACATAACAGACATACTAGTTGCAGCAAAGGAAGCAGAGGCATCTGATATCCACCTAGTGGCAGGGAAACCGCCTACATTTAGAATCCACGGAGTTTTGGAAGATATGCCTGGCTGTGAGGAAAAACTTATGCCCTTGGCTGTAAAAGAACTCGCCTACTCAATATTAAATGAGGATCAAGAAAAAAGTTTTGAAAAAAATAAGGAGTTAGATTTTTCATTTGGGATATCAGGAGTGGGAAGATATAGGGTAAATGTCCATGTGCAGAGAGGAACCATAGGAGTTTCAATAAGATCACTTAGTACAGAGATACCTGATTTCTCAAAACTAGGTCTTCCTGAAGTTGTAAGAAGCTTTACAGAATATGAAAATGGACTGATACTTGTAACAGGTCCTACTGGAAGCGGTAAATCTACTACATTGGCATCTTTGATAGATAAAATAAACAAAGAAAAGGCTCATCATATAATAACTGTAGAGGATCCTATAGAATATCTTCATAGTCATAAAAGAGCCCTTGTAGAACAGAGGGAGTTAAAGTCTGATACAGAAAGTTTTTCTACAGCTCTTAAATACGCCCTGAGACAGGACCCTGATGTAATTCTTATAGGTGAGATGAGAGACCTTGAGACTATAACAGCTGCCCTTACAGCAGCAGAAACCGGTCACCTTGTATTTGGTACCCTGCACACAAACAGTGCGGCAAAAACAATAGACAGGATAATAGATGTATTTCCTATGGATCAGCAGTCTCAGATAAGAATACAGCTGTCTACTTCACTAAGGGCGGTATTGGCTCAGCAGCTTGTTCCTTCTACGGATCATAAGAGAAAAGTGGCCTGTGAAATAATGGTGGGAACCCCTGCCATAGGAAACCTGATAAGAGAAAATAAAACATATCAGATACCTTCAATGATAGAAACTGGTATGAGACACGGAATGATAAGCATGGATGCTTTTTTGGAAAAACTTCTTAAACAAGGTAAAATAACTACACAGGAATTTGAAAAAAGATCCAGTGTCAAAAAAAATAAAATTGATCTATAG